One Obesumbacterium proteus DNA window includes the following coding sequences:
- a CDS encoding serine/threonine protein kinase — protein sequence MKGFTNQDPQERQRWRNHITWLLSQDLSDLKLARPLILLAEPRFGYVMELMDGLVPLDSLLNSFINAGEESLADYLRQGGLRRRIRILCQLARTLNQLHARGMLYGDLSPSNIFVSDDPRHAETWLIDCDNISLTAHHNLTLHTVDYGAPEVVRGESLLSSLTDVWSFAVIAWQLLTHNHPFKGELVSNGPPEMEEAAMRGEYPWINDAQDDANHCFVNLPPELIAHSALPTLFARCFEQGRFEPHERPGMAEWLEALSAVDERLFTCDSCGGSTLLAEEAESANDAVCFYCDSPADRLLVRFSEYVTEQQDGSNPDTKTLIATGRNVWLQPGHRVELKRLLPSFIYDHWPSDHLQIDYTARGIGIHPLLGGELYLQRGETIKPLRGFQGLKNELRGTGGEPWQIHIGDPGQSHVIWQFTW from the coding sequence GTGAAAGGTTTTACTAATCAGGACCCACAGGAACGCCAGCGCTGGCGCAACCATATTACATGGCTGCTCAGCCAGGATCTTAGCGACCTCAAACTTGCACGTCCATTAATACTTCTGGCGGAGCCTCGCTTTGGTTACGTAATGGAGCTGATGGATGGCCTGGTTCCATTGGATAGCCTGTTGAACAGCTTTATAAACGCAGGGGAGGAGTCTCTGGCGGATTATCTGCGTCAGGGAGGACTCCGTCGGCGGATTCGTATCCTTTGCCAGCTGGCACGCACACTCAATCAGCTTCACGCACGCGGCATGTTGTATGGTGATCTCTCCCCCAGCAATATTTTTGTTTCAGACGATCCAAGACACGCGGAGACCTGGCTTATCGACTGCGATAACATCAGCCTGACAGCCCATCACAATCTGACTCTGCATACCGTGGACTATGGTGCTCCCGAAGTGGTCAGGGGAGAATCGTTACTGTCCAGCCTGACCGATGTATGGAGCTTCGCCGTCATTGCCTGGCAACTGCTGACTCATAACCATCCGTTTAAAGGGGAACTGGTCAGTAATGGTCCTCCTGAGATGGAAGAAGCTGCCATGCGCGGTGAATACCCGTGGATCAATGACGCACAGGATGACGCGAATCACTGCTTCGTCAATCTGCCACCGGAGCTGATTGCACATAGTGCACTGCCAACTCTCTTCGCTCGCTGCTTTGAACAGGGAAGGTTTGAACCTCATGAGCGTCCGGGTATGGCTGAATGGCTTGAGGCGCTGAGTGCTGTGGATGAGCGTCTGTTTACCTGTGACAGCTGTGGGGGAAGCACGCTCCTGGCAGAGGAAGCAGAAAGCGCGAACGATGCCGTTTGCTTTTACTGTGACAGTCCCGCCGACCGCCTCCTGGTCCGGTTTAGTGAATATGTGACTGAGCAACAAGACGGCTCGAATCCAGACACCAAAACCTTGATTGCCACAGGGCGAAATGTATGGCTGCAGCCAGGTCACCGTGTTGAGTTAAAGCGCCTGTTGCCAAGTTTTATCTATGACCACTGGCCATCAGATCATCTGCAGATTGATTACACCGCCCGCGGGATTGGGATCCATCCGTTGCTTGGCGGAGAGCTATACCTACAACGCGGTGAAACTATCAAACCACTGCGGGGGTTTCAGGGACTCAAAAACGAGCTGCGCGGAACAGGTGGGGAGCCTTGGCAGATCCATATCGGCGATCCTGGCCAGTCGCATGTAATCTGGCAGTTCACGTGGTGA
- a CDS encoding DEAD/DEAH box helicase — MKINEFPLMSKDILLLETDKGTTGFRPKQAITFQAYGENWLAVQGDHCVSVQCSPGDHELFSRLVMRDQVRWLLTSKAEKQLRVQYCTPVEVTPMQLELGIDERIAEDLFAKKQINNNDIELACRWFEETFIVHSESESDWLTVGRFSNHAAKGGFQLLGNGWRADVERNPDHGFLIRRITGHLSHDTGFSLLVGHFAFRDMSVAAVLNSATQQAMLDAALRDSASYLELWNLYNDKEWQSELKKAETLGVLRFVACEGTEAGRENVWHLTPRTPEEYREFRQRWRALDLPAGTQVDLGAETPDWAEELSTEEDTVLKTPRGKIEFADEYVVFTSASNRRDVRPAKPEGWLYLSLAGYRTVGKRRLAAKRAIDSGKRMPQLKWLLEGVVVPAARRRNIQGMTPYAREIFKGGKPTGNQELAVFTALNTPDIAIVIGPPGTGKTQVIAALQRRLAEEAQEKNIAAQVLISSFQHDAVDNALDRSDVFGLPASRVGGRRASVEDESPLDPWLSRHASHLQEKIADQYQRYPELKTIADLTSRLALQRLANDLPQQRAEAFSHIYQDVNSLAEKGLVTDSRLEIRLQDYIKHLKQDGVAEVSTVMNVAVLRRIRALRTTQTAFSDDGADRAWDLLRWLKRNVPDIDAELTSVLEIAADAREVPVALVECQQQLLERFLPDYRPPALKNKIDDEGLALLNDLDKHLSDLMHRRKQGVAWVLEQMADTLEMDRRAAQEVVDEYAMVVGATCQQAAGQQMASLKSVSGVKSSDIEFDTVVVDEAARANPLDLFVPMSMATRRIILVGDDRQLPHMLEPDIEGQLQEEHQLTALQLAAFRSSLFERMRLKLLDLQKKDNLQRVVMLDKQFRMHPLLGDFISQQFYEKEGLGRVEPGRSAEEFVFDEGFLRALGPLASAYRDKVCQWIDLPASAGLAEKSGTSRIRTIEAERIAQEVAQLLKAGGETLSVGVITFYAAQRELIMEKLSEIRLEGVPLMEKRNGTYEPHENFRWVRKYRADGSFSQEERLRVGSVDAFQGKEFDVVLLSCVRTWRQPRSSSAADDAAAREQMLNELFGFLRLPNRMNVAMSRQRQMLLCFGDAALATAPEALEAAPALAAFHTLCGGVHGTLR; from the coding sequence ATGAAAATTAACGAATTTCCACTGATGTCCAAAGATATTCTGCTGCTGGAAACGGATAAAGGAACCACCGGGTTCCGGCCAAAGCAAGCTATCACCTTTCAGGCGTATGGTGAGAATTGGCTGGCGGTACAGGGGGATCATTGCGTAAGTGTCCAGTGCTCCCCTGGTGATCACGAACTCTTTAGCCGTCTGGTGATGAGGGATCAGGTTCGTTGGTTGCTGACCAGTAAAGCGGAAAAACAGTTGCGGGTTCAATATTGCACGCCTGTTGAAGTCACACCAATGCAGCTCGAGTTGGGAATTGATGAGCGAATTGCGGAAGACCTTTTCGCGAAAAAACAGATCAATAACAACGATATTGAGCTTGCCTGCCGCTGGTTTGAAGAGACTTTTATTGTCCATAGCGAGTCAGAAAGTGACTGGTTAACGGTTGGCCGTTTTAGCAATCATGCAGCCAAAGGTGGTTTTCAGCTATTGGGAAACGGCTGGCGTGCGGATGTTGAGCGCAACCCGGACCACGGCTTTCTTATCAGACGTATTACTGGTCATTTAAGCCATGATACAGGCTTCTCGTTGCTGGTTGGACACTTCGCCTTCCGGGATATGTCAGTTGCTGCGGTGCTGAATAGTGCAACCCAGCAGGCAATGCTCGATGCCGCACTGCGAGACAGTGCCAGCTACCTTGAGCTCTGGAATCTCTACAACGATAAAGAGTGGCAGAGCGAGTTGAAAAAGGCCGAAACGCTGGGTGTTCTGCGCTTTGTTGCGTGCGAGGGCACCGAAGCTGGCCGGGAAAATGTCTGGCATCTGACTCCCCGAACTCCTGAAGAATACAGAGAATTTCGCCAGCGCTGGCGCGCGCTCGATCTGCCCGCAGGCACTCAGGTTGACCTGGGCGCTGAAACTCCCGACTGGGCAGAAGAACTCAGTACCGAAGAGGATACGGTACTGAAAACGCCGCGCGGGAAGATCGAGTTCGCTGATGAATATGTGGTCTTTACTTCAGCCTCGAATCGCCGAGACGTGCGCCCCGCAAAGCCTGAAGGATGGCTCTACCTCTCGTTGGCAGGATATCGCACAGTCGGCAAACGTCGCCTGGCGGCAAAACGTGCCATTGATTCCGGTAAACGCATGCCACAGTTGAAGTGGCTGCTGGAAGGGGTCGTTGTTCCTGCTGCTCGGCGTCGCAACATCCAGGGGATGACACCCTACGCCCGCGAAATCTTTAAGGGTGGCAAACCAACGGGCAACCAGGAACTGGCTGTGTTTACCGCTCTGAACACACCCGACATTGCTATCGTAATTGGCCCGCCCGGAACAGGGAAAACCCAGGTGATCGCTGCGCTACAGCGACGTCTGGCGGAAGAGGCCCAGGAAAAGAATATTGCTGCTCAGGTTTTAATCAGCAGTTTTCAGCATGATGCCGTCGATAACGCGCTGGACCGCAGTGACGTTTTCGGTCTGCCTGCATCACGTGTGGGCGGGCGTCGTGCTTCAGTAGAAGACGAGTCACCACTGGATCCCTGGTTGTCTCGCCACGCCAGTCATCTGCAGGAGAAAATTGCTGACCAGTATCAACGCTACCCGGAGTTGAAAACAATTGCCGACCTCACTTCCCGGCTTGCCCTGCAGCGATTGGCAAACGACCTGCCTCAACAACGGGCAGAGGCTTTTTCGCATATTTATCAGGACGTCAATTCCCTGGCAGAGAAAGGGCTGGTCACGGACTCCCGGCTTGAGATACGTCTGCAGGACTATATTAAGCATCTGAAACAGGATGGTGTTGCTGAGGTCAGTACGGTGATGAATGTAGCAGTATTGCGCCGCATTCGCGCGTTACGGACCACTCAGACTGCTTTCTCAGATGATGGTGCCGATCGTGCCTGGGATTTGCTGCGATGGTTGAAGCGGAATGTTCCTGACATCGACGCTGAGCTGACCTCGGTATTGGAAATAGCTGCCGATGCCAGAGAAGTTCCTGTGGCACTCGTCGAGTGCCAGCAACAGCTGCTGGAGCGTTTTCTGCCCGATTATCGACCTCCGGCCCTCAAAAATAAGATCGATGATGAAGGACTGGCTCTACTGAATGACCTCGACAAGCATCTTTCCGACTTGATGCATCGGCGTAAGCAGGGTGTGGCATGGGTGCTTGAACAAATGGCCGATACGCTGGAGATGGACCGCCGTGCCGCACAGGAGGTGGTGGATGAATACGCCATGGTGGTGGGAGCGACCTGCCAGCAGGCCGCCGGGCAACAGATGGCCAGCCTCAAGTCGGTTTCAGGAGTCAAGAGCAGTGACATTGAGTTCGATACCGTAGTCGTTGACGAGGCTGCACGCGCCAACCCTCTTGACCTGTTTGTGCCTATGTCGATGGCCACGCGGAGAATTATTCTGGTCGGCGACGACCGCCAGCTTCCGCATATGCTGGAACCGGATATTGAAGGCCAGTTACAGGAGGAGCATCAGCTTACGGCACTGCAACTGGCTGCCTTTCGTTCAAGTCTTTTTGAGCGCATGAGGCTAAAGCTACTGGACCTGCAAAAGAAAGATAATTTACAGAGGGTTGTGATGCTTGATAAGCAGTTCCGCATGCATCCACTGCTGGGAGATTTCATCAGCCAGCAGTTTTATGAAAAAGAAGGGCTGGGGAGAGTGGAACCAGGCCGTAGCGCAGAGGAATTTGTCTTTGACGAAGGTTTCCTGAGAGCGCTGGGGCCACTGGCGTCGGCCTATCGTGACAAGGTCTGCCAGTGGATCGACCTGCCCGCTTCTGCTGGGCTGGCAGAAAAATCAGGAACCAGCCGTATCCGCACCATTGAAGCGGAGCGTATTGCTCAAGAGGTGGCACAGTTACTGAAAGCCGGAGGAGAAACCCTCTCTGTTGGGGTAATTACTTTCTATGCCGCACAACGAGAACTGATTATGGAAAAGTTATCCGAAATCAGGCTGGAAGGCGTGCCACTGATGGAAAAACGTAACGGAACCTATGAACCGCATGAAAACTTTCGCTGGGTGCGCAAGTACCGTGCTGACGGTTCGTTCAGCCAGGAAGAGCGGTTACGAGTAGGTTCGGTGGATGCCTTCCAGGGTAAAGAGTTCGATGTTGTACTGCTATCCTGCGTGCGCACCTGGCGTCAGCCGAGGTCCTCATCTGCCGCCGATGATGCAGCTGCCAGGGAACAAATGCTTAATGAACTGTTCGGTTTCCTGCGTCTGCCTAACCGCATGAACGTCGCCATGAGCCGACAACGACAGATGCTGCTTTGCTTCGGCGATGCAGCACTGGCCACCGCTCCCGAAGCCCTGGAAGCCGCGCCAGCACTGGCAGCATTTCATACCTTATGCGGAGGCGTTCATGGCACTCTTCGCTGA
- a CDS encoding PP2C family serine/threonine-protein phosphatase, whose amino-acid sequence MRLYASGTSVRGPAHQQDDEPNQDAVGIYGLRGGWCIAVADGLGSRSKSHLGSRKAVNLLRQIMRGAEMLVAAEVTPALREAWLNHFGTDYHDYETTCLWACVEASGHGVIGQVGDGLLLVRSAGVFNVMSTPRRGYSNHTETLAQRAHLDSCSARVALTQPGDGVLMMTDGIADDLIPDQLESFFNAIYQRIRQCSKRRTRRWLTQELNGWSTPNHGDDKSLAGIFRMD is encoded by the coding sequence ATGCGCCTGTACGCTTCTGGCACCTCGGTACGTGGTCCCGCACACCAACAGGATGATGAACCCAATCAGGATGCTGTAGGGATTTACGGTCTGCGTGGTGGCTGGTGTATTGCCGTTGCTGACGGGTTGGGTAGCCGATCAAAAAGTCATTTGGGTTCCCGTAAGGCAGTCAATCTGCTGCGGCAGATCATGCGCGGTGCGGAGATGCTGGTCGCTGCCGAAGTGACTCCAGCGTTACGTGAAGCTTGGCTAAACCACTTTGGTACTGACTATCACGATTACGAAACTACCTGTTTGTGGGCCTGTGTCGAGGCGTCGGGCCATGGCGTGATCGGACAGGTAGGCGATGGCCTGCTGCTGGTCAGAAGTGCTGGGGTGTTCAACGTAATGAGCACACCACGACGGGGTTACAGCAATCACACTGAGACTCTGGCACAGCGTGCACATTTAGATAGTTGCAGTGCCAGAGTGGCATTAACCCAACCCGGAGATGGCGTACTGATGATGACCGACGGTATCGCTGATGACCTTATCCCGGATCAGCTGGAGTCATTCTTTAATGCTATCTACCAACGGATACGGCAATGCAGCAAGCGTCGTACACGTCGCTGGTTAACACAGGAACTTAACGGCTGGTCGACTCCAAATCATGGTGACGACAAGAGCCTCGCTGGAATTTTCAGGATGGACTGA
- a CDS encoding 4'-phosphopantetheinyl transferase family protein, protein MFTLSTIHSALPFLSRIDAGVVTLRPEIKYCQVRFDNHSYEDALFNQFAIPFPEFLDKAPVKRRAEYLAARYAAKLLLEDKGCDADVGCSLSRAPIWPAGFCGSISHTNNFAIASIAPCHTALTLGIDIEMLDSKSIVKAADIFTTSVEQAMLASCNIAYETALLIVFSAKESLFKALSPEVKHSFGFKASRICQLDISACRMTFELMQTLTPTWTEGRFLYGYFSLQDSKVITLITQNKI, encoded by the coding sequence ATGTTTACCCTGTCAACTATCCACTCTGCACTTCCCTTTCTATCCCGTATCGATGCGGGAGTTGTAACACTTCGCCCAGAAATAAAATATTGCCAAGTTAGGTTTGACAACCATTCTTATGAAGATGCGTTGTTTAATCAGTTTGCAATCCCCTTCCCCGAATTTCTAGATAAAGCGCCAGTTAAACGACGGGCGGAGTACCTAGCTGCCCGATATGCAGCAAAGTTGTTATTAGAAGACAAAGGATGCGATGCCGATGTCGGCTGTAGTTTGAGTCGAGCACCAATTTGGCCAGCAGGCTTTTGTGGAAGCATTTCGCATACTAATAATTTTGCTATTGCTTCAATTGCGCCATGCCATACCGCTCTGACACTAGGAATTGACATCGAGATGCTGGACTCAAAATCCATTGTAAAAGCAGCAGATATATTTACCACATCAGTTGAGCAAGCGATGCTTGCTTCTTGTAACATCGCTTACGAAACCGCGCTACTCATTGTTTTTTCTGCTAAAGAAAGTCTATTCAAGGCTCTATCTCCTGAAGTAAAGCACTCATTCGGATTTAAAGCCTCTCGAATATGTCAATTAGATATATCAGCTTGTCGTATGACTTTCGAGCTTATGCAGACGCTGACCCCAACTTGGACTGAAGGGCGTTTTCTCTATGGTTATTTTAGTTTACAAGATAGCAAAGTGATTACTCTTATAACCCAGAATAAAATTTAG
- a CDS encoding vWA domain-containing protein has product MSELKKFQVQTARALPVIVLADTSGSMSTDGKIDALNLGLREMLDSFKQESRLRAEIQVSVITFGGHQAEVSLPLTPAHQLQSITSLEANGMTPLGGALSLACEIIENPTRKFQPIIVLISDGYPNDDWEAPFARLIHGELTAKASRFAMAIGADADESMLNEFANDPEAPLFHAENARDIRRFFRAVSMSVSARSRSATPNQSTPLQIPSADDQDWEF; this is encoded by the coding sequence ATGTCGGAATTAAAAAAATTTCAGGTACAAACAGCACGTGCATTGCCGGTGATTGTGTTGGCGGATACCAGTGGGAGTATGTCAACAGATGGCAAGATTGATGCACTTAATCTGGGGCTCAGGGAAATGCTTGATAGTTTTAAACAAGAGAGCCGCCTGCGCGCTGAAATTCAGGTCAGCGTTATTACGTTTGGTGGTCACCAGGCTGAAGTTAGCTTGCCATTGACGCCTGCTCACCAGTTGCAAAGTATTACCTCCCTGGAGGCAAATGGCATGACTCCACTGGGTGGCGCACTATCGCTGGCCTGCGAGATTATTGAAAATCCAACGCGAAAATTTCAGCCGATTATCGTGCTTATCTCCGATGGCTACCCTAACGACGACTGGGAAGCCCCTTTTGCTCGCCTGATTCACGGTGAACTTACTGCCAAGGCCTCCCGTTTTGCCATGGCTATCGGTGCAGATGCCGATGAATCAATGCTCAACGAATTTGCAAATGATCCTGAGGCTCCTCTCTTCCACGCAGAAAACGCGCGTGACATTCGCCGTTTTTTCAGAGCGGTAAGCATGAGCGTCAGCGCACGAAGCCGTTCCGCAACCCCGAATCAGTCTACACCGTTGCAGATCCCGAGTGCTGATGATCAGGACTGGGAGTTCTGA
- a CDS encoding sigma-54 interaction domain-containing protein, with the protein MNKQRVLVCWVGAKDLNSLADENPGPILSTLMAVEFNRVELLYSYPETRVKPWLTWLSTQVNLQINAHYEPLSSPVHFAQIYQAASRHLKRLAPDACLSVQMTPGTPAMQAVWILLGKTRYPMTFYQSSPEQGVEQVDIPFEIAAEYIPAANALSGEKLVQLSRLDVPFDAAFDRIVTRNPRMQQLIQQSQILAARLVPVLIYGETGTGKELFARAIHNASPRAKGPFIAVNCGAIPPELVDSTLFGHLKGAFTGAIQNRTGVFEQANGGTLFLDEFGELKPDVQVRLLRVLQEGVITPVGGDQEKKVDIRLISATHRNLMHEVGQGRFREDLFYRIAIGVLHLPPLREREGDILLLAQTLLQEMAKQDDSLMDKRLSPEALKRIQNHPWRGNVRELQATLVRAALWSRGTIITAEELHQALFILPEDKNDKADIDFSEGVNLQALMSDFSRNYIRQALAYTGQNKAQAARLLGFNNHQTLNNWMKKNRSE; encoded by the coding sequence TTGAATAAACAGCGTGTTTTAGTCTGCTGGGTGGGTGCAAAAGACCTGAATTCATTAGCTGATGAAAATCCCGGCCCTATATTGTCTACGCTTATGGCGGTTGAATTTAACCGGGTAGAGTTACTATACAGCTATCCAGAAACCCGGGTTAAACCCTGGTTAACCTGGCTTAGCACGCAGGTTAACCTGCAAATAAACGCCCATTATGAACCCTTAAGCTCCCCAGTCCACTTCGCCCAGATTTATCAAGCCGCCTCCAGACATCTTAAGCGATTAGCCCCTGATGCATGTCTTTCGGTGCAAATGACACCGGGTACGCCCGCTATGCAGGCAGTCTGGATCCTACTGGGCAAAACCCGCTATCCAATGACATTCTACCAATCATCCCCTGAACAGGGAGTGGAGCAGGTCGATATTCCCTTTGAAATTGCGGCAGAGTACATCCCTGCTGCCAATGCCCTCAGTGGTGAAAAGCTGGTTCAGCTTTCAAGACTCGATGTCCCTTTCGACGCCGCATTCGACCGTATCGTCACTCGCAATCCGCGTATGCAGCAACTTATTCAGCAGTCGCAAATCCTGGCAGCCAGGCTTGTTCCAGTACTCATCTATGGTGAGACCGGCACGGGTAAGGAGTTGTTTGCACGAGCAATTCACAACGCCAGCCCTCGCGCCAAAGGTCCATTTATCGCTGTAAATTGCGGTGCAATACCTCCTGAGTTGGTGGACTCAACACTTTTTGGCCACCTGAAGGGGGCATTTACCGGGGCGATACAAAATAGAACAGGTGTCTTTGAACAAGCTAACGGTGGGACCCTGTTTCTTGACGAATTCGGTGAATTAAAACCAGACGTCCAGGTCCGCCTGCTACGCGTTTTGCAGGAAGGTGTTATCACACCTGTCGGCGGTGATCAGGAGAAAAAAGTCGATATACGTCTGATTAGCGCGACTCACCGTAATCTGATGCATGAAGTAGGGCAGGGCCGCTTCAGGGAAGACCTCTTCTACAGAATTGCTATTGGCGTACTACACCTGCCGCCACTTCGGGAGCGTGAAGGGGACATACTTTTACTGGCACAAACGCTGCTACAGGAGATGGCTAAGCAGGATGATTCCCTGATGGATAAACGACTATCGCCAGAGGCATTGAAGCGAATTCAGAACCACCCTTGGCGAGGAAACGTGCGTGAGTTACAGGCGACCCTTGTAAGGGCTGCGCTTTGGAGTAGGGGGACGATAATCACCGCTGAGGAACTTCACCAAGCATTGTTTATTTTACCTGAAGATAAGAATGATAAAGCCGATATTGATTTTTCAGAGGGGGTCAACTTGCAGGCACTGATGTCGGATTTCTCGCGAAACTATATTCGTCAGGCCCTTGCTTATACTGGTCAGAATAAGGCCCAGGCTGCCCGGTTATTGGGGTTCAATAATCATCAAACCTTAAATAACTGGATGAAAAAAAATCGTTCCGAGTAA
- a CDS encoding AAA family ATPase, with protein sequence MSKRAQQKYTSPIPKQRNGSAAASAITTLQRSAMTTESQIIAAAHHTAQSEKLPKDIDFDVTWLERISQRLQQEGDDQFVSWLQTFTLFCQKLAQRDEETQAAAQRIQQLELTLEEQSEKLEQDRVEHDIQARELAEKKAGIVSKERELNERELNAKAGFSEQNAASLRNLTQRQQLLDQQHQEDIQQLITQKQGLMREISQAIVQLTQLQIQQSDAEAQRSLSLDQREEDIIRKEEDLKRASRRLERDERSVEAERQALNECLAEAMQTERLEFEKKLDQKERQFDKAQERVQNLSERLMEWEELDQALNGQSASQMLNELDKLRDENRELKSQFAHTNLAELERENKSLANSKSALKNQLENLLAEMDKLQREVDLQRVAATQLETVAREKRLLEQQKHLLGHQIDEIEARIGKLTDASKTQTPFPAMSQMDEKNGLNAKRDHREVGDLKNFASELQQRIAQAEESVQLFYPLESIQLLLGGLAMSQLHLFQGISGTGKTSLAKAFAKAMGGFCTDISVQAGWRDRDDLLGHYNAFERRYYEKDCLQALYRAQTPYWQDTCNVILLDEMNLSRPEQYFAEFLSALEKNSHADRKIALTETALLNAPERLVEGRHILVPGNLWFIGTANHDETTNELADKTYDRAHVMTLPKHDTRFPVREMEKTSYSWRSLHEAFAKAKTQHAETVRNMLEQLSGHEFTHLLETDFGIGWGNRFDKQAMDFIPVTMASGAEAGRALDHLLATRIMRSGKVTGRYNIGLESVTRLKEELEFFWIQVGLQGDPVESMALLEADIRRLSGAR encoded by the coding sequence ATGTCAAAACGAGCACAACAGAAGTATACCTCACCTATTCCCAAGCAGAGAAATGGCTCTGCTGCGGCATCTGCCATCACCACACTTCAGAGGTCTGCAATGACAACCGAGTCGCAGATTATTGCCGCAGCCCATCACACAGCTCAGAGTGAAAAGCTTCCAAAAGATATCGATTTTGATGTGACATGGCTGGAACGTATCAGTCAACGTCTTCAGCAGGAAGGAGATGATCAATTTGTCTCCTGGCTTCAGACATTTACTCTTTTCTGCCAGAAACTGGCGCAAAGGGATGAAGAGACGCAAGCAGCAGCACAGCGTATTCAACAGCTGGAGCTGACGCTGGAGGAGCAAAGCGAAAAGTTAGAACAGGACCGTGTTGAACATGACATTCAAGCTCGGGAACTGGCGGAAAAGAAAGCCGGGATCGTGAGCAAAGAACGAGAGCTGAATGAACGTGAGCTCAACGCCAAAGCGGGCTTCAGCGAGCAGAATGCAGCATCGCTGCGAAACCTGACCCAGAGGCAGCAGTTACTCGACCAGCAGCATCAGGAGGATATTCAACAGCTCATCACACAAAAGCAGGGGTTAATGCGGGAAATATCGCAGGCCATTGTCCAGTTGACCCAGTTACAAATCCAGCAAAGCGACGCGGAGGCACAGCGCAGCTTGTCACTGGACCAGCGCGAAGAAGACATCATCAGGAAAGAGGAGGATCTGAAGCGCGCCAGCCGTCGTCTGGAACGAGACGAGCGGTCTGTAGAGGCGGAGAGACAGGCGCTGAACGAATGTTTGGCTGAAGCAATGCAAACAGAACGCCTTGAGTTTGAAAAGAAGCTGGATCAGAAAGAGCGTCAGTTCGACAAAGCTCAGGAACGGGTGCAAAACCTCAGTGAACGCCTCATGGAATGGGAGGAACTTGATCAGGCGCTCAATGGCCAATCCGCTTCGCAAATGCTGAATGAGCTGGATAAGTTACGCGATGAAAACCGCGAACTTAAAAGTCAGTTCGCGCACACTAACCTAGCAGAGCTGGAGCGCGAGAACAAATCTCTGGCCAACAGCAAAAGCGCTCTTAAAAATCAGCTGGAAAATCTGCTTGCAGAGATGGACAAGCTACAACGCGAGGTGGATCTTCAGCGAGTGGCTGCGACCCAGCTTGAGACAGTGGCACGGGAGAAGCGGCTTCTTGAGCAGCAGAAACATCTGCTTGGTCACCAGATTGATGAGATTGAAGCTCGTATTGGCAAGCTGACCGATGCCAGCAAAACCCAGACGCCGTTCCCTGCCATGTCACAAATGGACGAGAAGAATGGGCTCAACGCAAAACGTGATCATCGAGAGGTCGGTGACCTGAAAAATTTTGCCAGTGAGCTTCAGCAGCGTATTGCTCAGGCGGAAGAGAGCGTGCAGCTATTCTATCCACTGGAAAGTATCCAGCTGCTGCTTGGTGGTCTGGCGATGAGCCAACTGCACCTGTTCCAAGGGATCAGCGGGACCGGAAAAACCAGCCTCGCCAAGGCCTTTGCAAAAGCGATGGGGGGATTTTGTACCGATATTTCGGTGCAGGCTGGCTGGCGTGACCGCGACGATCTTCTAGGCCACTATAATGCCTTCGAGCGGCGCTATTACGAGAAAGACTGCCTTCAGGCACTCTACCGTGCTCAAACACCGTACTGGCAGGACACCTGTAATGTCATTCTTCTCGATGAGATGAATCTTTCTCGACCGGAGCAGTATTTTGCTGAGTTTCTCTCGGCCCTGGAGAAGAACAGCCACGCTGATCGAAAAATTGCCCTTACCGAAACAGCTTTACTCAATGCCCCGGAACGGCTCGTTGAAGGACGCCATATTCTGGTACCAGGTAACCTGTGGTTTATTGGCACCGCCAACCATGATGAAACCACAAATGAGCTGGCCGACAAAACCTACGATCGTGCCCATGTGATGACACTACCGAAGCACGACACTCGCTTTCCTGTCAGGGAGATGGAGAAAACCAGCTATTCGTGGCGGTCACTGCATGAAGCCTTTGCTAAAGCAAAAACGCAACATGCGGAAACGGTCAGGAACATGCTGGAGCAACTGTCCGGTCATGAATTTACTCACCTGCTGGAAACAGATTTTGGCATCGGCTGGGGCAACCGTTTTGACAAGCAGGCGATGGATTTCATCCCGGTGACGATGGCCTCCGGGGCAGAAGCTGGGCGCGCGCTCGATCATCTGCTGGCGACCCGTATTATGCGCTCAGGTAAGGTTACCGGGCGCTATAATATTGGCTTGGAATCGGTCACACGACTCAAAGAAGAACTTGAATTTTTCTGGATTCAGGTCGGTCTGCAAGGCGATCCGGTTGAATCTATGGCATTGCTGGAGGCAGATATCCGCCGTCTGTCAGGTGCGCGCTGA